A single window of Ananas comosus cultivar F153 linkage group 19, ASM154086v1, whole genome shotgun sequence DNA harbors:
- the LOC109724895 gene encoding hemK methyltransferase family member 2, which translates to MSSKIAQIPLVSGHPEVYEPCDDSFALVDALLADRSSLLEHQPRLCMEIGCGSGYVITSLALMLSPLGSQVHFFATDINLHAAEATRATLEAHDVHSEIVAADIASGLQRRLAGMVDVVVVNPPYVPTPEEEVGCEGITASWAGGEDGRKVIDKILPVADKLLSDKGWLYMVALTANNPSDICLVMREKGYASRIILQRSTEEESLHVIKFWRESVADVNGRQSVASGGTGSWFSQLPFMSSLWQRNESSRT; encoded by the coding sequence ATGTCATCTAAAATTGCACAGATCCCTCTTGTTAGTGGCCACCCTGAGGTGTACGAACCATGTGATGACTCATTTGCTTTGGTCGATGCACTTCTAGCAGATCGGTCAAGCCTTCTGGAGCACCAACCAAGGTTGTGCATGGAAATCGGTTGTGGGAGCGGCTATGTAATTACATCTCTAGCCCTTATGCTCAGCCCGTTAGGCTCTCAGGTGCATTTCTTTGCGACCGACATCAATCTGCATGCCGCTGAAGCGACTCGCGCAACACTCGAGGCACACGACGTGCATTCCGAGATAGTGGCTGCTGATATTGCGTCAGGCCTTCAGAGGCGACTTGCGGGTATGGTAGATGTGGTGGTTGTGAACCCTCCTTACGTGCCGACACCAGAGGAAGAAGTCGGTTGTGAAGGAATAACTGCTTCCTGGGCTGGAGGAGAGGACGGGCGGAAGGTGATTGATAAGATCCTTCCAGTTGCTGACAAGCTGTTGTCGGACAAGGGTTGGCTCTACATGGTCGCCCTCACTGCCAACAACCCTTCAGATATTTGCCTCgtgatgagagagaaaggttaTGCTTCTCGTATCATTTTGCAGCGGTCGACAGAAGAGGAGAGCCTCCATGTTATCAAGTTTTGGCGAGAGAGTGTTGCTGATGTGAACGGGAGACAGAGTGTTGCCTCAGGGGGTACTGGGTCTTGGTTCTCACAGTTGCCTTTCATGTCTTCTCTCTGGCAAAGGAATGAAAGTAGCCGCACTTGA